The Tachysurus vachellii isolate PV-2020 chromosome 15, HZAU_Pvac_v1, whole genome shotgun sequence nucleotide sequence CCTTAAAACCTCTAACAATAATTGGTATAGCTTTAGGCGATGTTCATGCTCTGCAGTTTGTGTCAGAGTAGGCTGTAATTGTAGAGGTGAAACTGatcatttaaagatttaaaaatggaCTTTGTGTACtttagcctcagattcctgttcttggctgacaggagtggaaagGGTGTAAAATGATAGTCTGTGACCATCTCAGTGATGGTATAGGAAGCAGTCTTCTCTGTATGTTGGACTGAGCTCATGAAAGAGAATGGCCATGAAGTATTTCAGTTTATGCAAAAACAGGACTGCAGGCAAATCATATTTGAATAACAAATGGTATTGGTGGAGAACCTGCACTTCCATGATCTTTCAGTTGATGGTGGATTTTTATGGACAGGTGGTAGCAGAATCAACCAGGTGGTGGCAGGAGCCCATGAAGGTGGGGTTTTCTCCCTTTGTGTGCTGAAGAATGGTACACTAGTGTCTGGAGGAGGGAAGGATCGCAAGGTGGTGCTGTGGGATCACGAATACCACAAACAGAATGAGATGGTGGTAAGGCAACCTTCATGAATATAGTTTATTTCCAAAAGCCTCTTTTACATTCTAGAGTTGTTATTCTTAAATAATTGTAAAGTAGTCCTTAGAAAGTCAAAACAGGCATAGGCAAACACTGCAAGGTACTTCAGCtattattgtgtatatatacaatgtacatttataataaacagtTCCAGATTTTAGACGAAACAAATATGGCTGGAGATGTAGTTTGTTGAATGAGTTATTttgcaagtgtttttcttgatACTGTGTTTTTAATGCATCATCATTGCATTACATATTATACTACATTTGAAGTAACATTGAAACTTTTCTAATAATATAACGTATTCTATTAAACTTGAGGATACATGCAAAATCTTTTGATTCTgtcaagattttctttttatccgCATATTTTCTTTCACAATATTTAagattctctttctctctctctctctctctctctctctctctctctctctgtgtgtgatatatatatatatatatatatatatatatatatatatatatatatatatatatatatatatatatatatgccattTTAAAAGGCACACATTAAAagattaaactaaaaaaagacagtaaaataTGAACATTGTTGTGCTTACAGGTTCCTGAGGCTTTTGGGCCTGTTCGTACTGTGGCTGAGGGAAAACAAGATGAACTATTTGTAGGAACCACAAAAAATGCTATCCTGCAAGGCTCCTTCTCTGGTGCTCTCACACCCATCGTTCAGGttcaatgcaaataaataataacattgcAAGTATTCtaataattaagaaatattgGCATCATCATTCCCCTAACACTGTCTTGTGTCTTTTAAAACTAACTTGACAGGGTCACACAGATGAGTTGTGGGGACTGGATGTGCACCCCAGCACTGAACAGTTTGTGACCTgtggacaagacaaacaggtccaCCTGTGGGATGTTGATTCCCACCAACCTCTTTGGAGCAAGACTATTGAGGTttccaattgttttttttttttctttacaatatatgtattttatatctatatactGACAAATAAACGATCAGTCTAGAATTTaaatggtaggtttattttaacagtgagagacagaataaggAAGAAAcacatttagcaaaaaaaagtaatcgagttgatttgcattttaatgagtgaaataaatatttgaaccCCTATCAATCAGCAAGATTTCTGGCTTccaggtgtcttttatacagtTAATGATCTGAGATTAAGAGCActctacggtggccgagaagtgcaaaacaaattaacaaatccgaaaacacattagcaattttgaatggaaacttaccgatcattggacaagacacctgtcactcaagatagacaggtatggaatcttatgtgtaaagtGCTCTGTTTAAACATAAGaagataacagaattaatccacagtaatccaattccatccattccaacttttccctgcggcagactgttgaacttcatgtataccttgagtgacaggtgtcttgtacgtgctccaatcacaaactataccaaactcttccgggttgtctgaattgtcgttgtgttttcagatttgttaatgtgttttcggatttgtttatttgttttgcacttctcggccaccgtagcaCTCTCTTAAAGGGACACCTGTTCACAgaagcaatcaatcaatcagattCCAAACTTTCCACCCTGTCCAAGACTAAAGAGCTGTCCAAGGATGTCAGGGACAAGATTGTAGACCTGAACAAGGCTTGAATGGGCTACAAGACCATCGCTAATCAGCTTGGTGAGAAGGTGACAACAGTTGGTGCAATTATTTGCAAATTGAAGAAACACAGAATAACTGTCACTCTCCCTCGGTCTGGagctccatgcaagatctcacctcgtggAATTTCAATGAACATGAAAAGGTGAGgaatcagcccagaactacaAGGGATCTTATCAATGACCTCAAGGCAGTTGGGACCATAGTCACCAAGAAAATAGTTGTTAACACATTACGCAGTGAAGAACTGAAATCCTGCAGTGCCCACAACGTCCCGCTGCCCAAGAAAGCACATGTACAGGACCATCTGAAGTTTGCCAATGAACATCTGAATAGATGAGAACTGGGTGAAAGtgttgtggtcagatgagaaAAAAGTCAAGCTCTTTAACATCAACTCAATTTgccatgtttggaggaggagggATGCTCTCCCTATGACCCCAAGAACAGCATCCCCACTGTCAAACATAGAGGTGGAAACATTGTTTTGGGGTGTTTTTCTGCCAACGGAACAGGACAACTTGGCAACAAAGGAGTGGCTCAAGAAGAAGCACGTTAAGGACCTGGAgcggcctagccagtctccagaccttaATCCCATAGAAAATCTGTGGAGGGAGCTGAAGGATCGAGTTGCCAAACGTCAGCCTCGAAACCTTAATGACTTGGAGAGGATCTGCAAAGAGGAATgggacaaaattcctcctgagATTTGTGCAAACCTGGTGGCCAACTACAAGAAACGTCTGACCTCTGTGATTGCCAACAACGGTTTTGCCAATAAGTACTAAGTCATGTTTTGTGAAGATGTACTTATTATATACTTGTTTCTCTCATTAAAAGgcaaatcaatttataactttttcttaaatctggatttttttttttgtggttattctgtctctccctgttaaaataaatccaacaaTAAAATTATAGATTGATCACTTCGCGGTTAGAGGGCAAACATACAaaatctgtatctgtatgtgtgtgtaaacatatcttatatataatatgcacacacattgcTGTTTTTTGCTCTATTTGTCATCTCTTTGTTGATGTACATTGAAATCCAGGACCCTGGTCGTTCTGCTGGCTTTCACCCAGGCGGCACCGTGTTTGCTGTGGGCACCATGACTGGAAGGTATGCCTGCACATGAGGGTTTCATCATGAAGTCAACAAGAGTACAATCatgaagtgttttcttttggGGGGAGGACATATTTAGTAGTCTgcatctatttttctttttttttttatcaaaattgAACTTTGTATCATTCTTCTTTTGGTATCATTCATGCCGTAGGTGGTTGGTTCTGGACACTGAAACCAGGGATCTTATTTCTATGCACACAGATGGGAATGAAATCATCTCCAATGTCAGATATTCTCCAGGTATGCAAAGTTTAAATTGGTTagttgaataaaaacaaagcaatgaAGATAATCAAAGACCTCATTTtgcatttacactgacattcacAAGAACATCTACAGGACAAAGTATATTCAGTGTTCAAAACAAAGTTTCTCTCTTTTAGATGGTGCATACCTAGCTGTGGGTTCTCATGATAACTTTGTTTACATCTATGCTGTGACTGAGAATGGAAGAAAGTATAGTCGTCTTAGCAAATGCACTgtgagtcattttttttgttcatatttgaaAAAATCTGGATCATCCCTCCAATTTTAATAACATCGTCCCACTATTATGTCTCTTCATTCAGGGGCATTCCAGCTTCGTTACTCATCTAGACTGGTCCACCAACAGCCAATATATTGTCACAAACTCAGGAGATTATGAGATCTTGTACTGTAAGTTGCTTTGTCAATCTGTGGTCTTCATACACTAAtacatgattataataatagatAGCCTTgatgattacattttattttataattctaACAATCTCGCTTTAAAAGGGGAAGCATCCACTGGGAAACATATTACAAGTGCAGAGGTTGTACGCAACCTGGAATGGGCCACTTCAACTTGTGTGCTTGGATTTGGTGTGTTTGGTGAGTCATATCACTCAGTAATATGGAGTTAGTGGTTTCTCATGTTTTTGGAAAACAATAATTTGGGTGTAGAGTAACTCTTAAATAAAACCCATTTTCTCATTCGTGTGAGATTGGCCGTATTTGAAGAAAATTGTTGCATGTTAATTGCTGGTGGTGGAATAGCAGTTATCTACTTTCCAGTTCTTGTCTAAAAACATTTCCAGAAAATCGTTTAAAAGTGACCCTGTCAAACTATCTGTAAATTACTTTAAGTAATTACTTTAAGTAATTTACAGCTGGTCATAAACTTGTAGTGTTGAGATTTAGAATTTGGTAGGCCTAAGGAAAAAGTCTGATTCATGTAAGACCCTTCCTGTGttgatgaaaatatttttctctgtctcatgTTGCTAGGCATCTGGCCAGACGGTGCTGATGGCACAGACATCAATGCTGTTTGCAGGTCAAATAACCGTGGTGTCCTGGCCTCAGGCGATGATTTCGGCAAAGTGCGTTTGTTCTCTTACCCCTGTTCTCAGCCAAGGGTACGCTTCCTGCACTCATCTGTGCAAACACATTAACACGTGCTGTAGAAATGTAATTCAGTTTGTAAAATTTGCTTTCTTTCCATGCTTTCAGGCGCCTAGTCATGTATATGGTGGGCATAGCAGCCATGTGACCAATGTTGCCTTTCTTCATGATGACAGCCATCTTCTCTCTACTGGAGGGAAAGACACCAGCATTCTTCAGTGGGCACTTGTCTAACTATGCCTGTGCAAACCTGCTGCTTATTTACTGTAGCCTCCTGCCCACTAGAGGGCAGCACTGCTGTGCCTACCCTGCATCAAAACTGTCCTGTCAGTTTATAGTCTgctaaagctgtgtgtgtaatgtgaatCACCTTAAGTGCTGGTCTGGGACCAGGTTTTTTTCAGCTATGTAAACAGATAAATCTGGGCCAAATAATATAGGATCAGTAATTCGCTAGCCTAAAATATATTGTGTACCATGCTTATGCATGACTGAAGTGAGCAAAAGAGGCATGCCCTAACTGTTCAGCTGTTCTATAAGCCTAGTAAGAATGATTTGACCtccttatatacagtaaatattgtatattatgcAGTCACTGAGTGGACATGTGTTTCGGAAACTACATGGTGATCTGTGGCGGTTAGTGCTTCATATTTATCTAGGAGTGAACCTAAGATGTGCTTTGCCttcattttgttaataaagTTTCTACTGTACTCACATTCTCACTTCTCTTCAAAAGTGACCGATACCCTTTTTGTAATGATCCTTCAAATTCTCAACTTTGTATTGGGTTAGTAAAAACACTTTCAGCGATTTTCAAGAGAATGCGTTTGTGTATTTTCCTGTGTCAATGTAGACGTATGGAAAACCTATTTCAaatgcaatacaatacaaacattttcaataaaatttaTGGCACAGCATGCAAGGCATTTATATCCATAAATGAAAGCTATAAACTGTTATCTGTACCCTGGGTTTGGCCCACTTCTGGACTATTGAGCAAcaacttttatatttacagaaaacaCATAAAGGCAGCCAGAATCATCATAAGTTAAGTCTGAACAACAAACATCCACCTTCAAATTTTCCAGTCAAATTTCCTTACCTCCTGTTTTCATACGGGTTCTCAAAATATTATCTAAACAGGTATGTACTATGCAGGAGTTTACAATATCACATCTTATTTTTAACAGGTTTTTTATTTACCCCTTTGTTTCAGCCATGTtcaatcagagagcaggaattgtttttttttatttctaggaAACTTGCAAAGGCTTCAGaatttaacaaaagaaaacgTTTGAAAGTATGAACATCTTCCTTTTCCTTGTTCCATCACCTAAACTTCATATTAAGTGGCACAGTCACAAAATTCCATCAAGATATGCCAAGGTCAACCATGTTTTTGGTGGGTTATACAATCACATTCAAACCTCTTCAAAAGCATAAGCGCCACTTTAACAAAagaaatgtggggaaaaaaattatattgcaAATGATGCTAATGATATTGACATAGGCTACAGTTCACCTAATGAGTTAATACTATCATCAAAGTAGGTTTCACAACATGTGTAGGTCATTTTTAAAACTTACAGGCATCTTTTCTGTACCATATAGGACACAATAGTCAtctaaaacaagaaaaataatctAAATCGCAGGTAGCTGTGATTCAAACTAATACTCTTTTCCAGTTTCTAACCACAGGAGATACATGcttttttagggaaaaaaaaaaattaatatgcttttacaacaaacattttagaaatgtgATTGCATAGATGGTGCTTCCTCAACAGCTGTGTGGAAcagccacttcaaaatgtttttagagCAAGATAAAAGGAAAATCTTAAAATAGATCGGCTTTTAAACCACACAGCGCAAGACCTGcaatcatttcctttcttcGTCTGCTCACTTCACTTTGAAATTAAAATAGAATGAAGTTGCAAACAGGTATGCAGTTGTAGATATATATTTGACAATATATTGTTTGATTCTTTGTGACCATCAGACATTTGTGCATTCAAACCTTAGGACCACCAGAGAACCACTGTTGGTCCTAACCTACCTGAACCCTTAATTACTTAAGGGTTGTCATGCCTAAATTATAGGTTACACTGAGATGAAAGTGTCTACAAATTTatgtaattgtaattttaataatgtaaatgaaaatgatttgccCATCTTTTGACTACCAAAGATGGTCTGATGAAAATAGATTTGCCTTTTCTGTCTGCATTGACCTCTGTTATCAATCTTCTGACAAAAATGCAAATTTATCCAACCCTGAACATACATAAACTGTAGACAGGTTCCACTCATAAAACATCTTAGGTACATTCTGGGCCTGACATTGGTACAGATAATGGCATAATTGGATTTTGTCAATGATGCTCTGGGGCAGAACATCGGTACTGATGGATATCATATTACCTAGGTTTTATCAGGACTGACTTTCACTCTAAGAGGTGAGTGAGTGCTGAGAATTTATTTGCAactcaaaaataattaaagcataAGAAAGGAGAGTTGAAAAGGAGCCATCCACTGCAAAGCTGGTATGCCTTCCCTTGACCACAAGTCTGGGTAAAATAGCAAATAGCATCCGAGTGTAGatgttttacaaatattttaaactcgTTCAG carries:
- the eml2 gene encoding echinoderm microtubule-associated protein-like 2 isoform X2 — its product is MKKSQSKSKECTFNAEDGYVRMFLRGRPVTMQVPDQLRENYSLDQKVALTDRKLKLQWVYGYRGRDCRSNLFLLPTGEIVYFNASIVVLYNVEEQQQRHYLGHNDDVKCLAIHPDMVTIATGQVAGTSKDGKLLAPHVRVWDSVSLNTLHVIGSGVFDRAVSCVAFSKSNGGAYLCAVDDANDHILSVWDWQKEKQIADVKCSNDSVLGAVFHPMEAKLIVTCGKSHINFWTIEGNTLTKRQGLFEKHEKPKYVLCVTFAENGDAITGDSSGNIYIWAKGGSRINQVVAGAHEGGVFSLCVLKNGTLVSGGGKDRKVVLWDHEYHKQNEMVVPEAFGPVRTVAEGKQDELFVGTTKNAILQGSFSGALTPIVQGHTDELWGLDVHPSTEQFVTCGQDKQVHLWDVDSHQPLWSKTIEDPGRSAGFHPGGTVFAVGTMTGRWLVLDTETRDLISMHTDGNEIISNVRYSPDGAYLAVGSHDNFVYIYAVTENGRKYSRLSKCTGHSSFVTHLDWSTNSQYIVTNSGDYEILYWEASTGKHITSAEVVRNLEWATSTCVLGFGVFGIWPDGADGTDINAVCRSNNRGVLASGDDFGKVRLFSYPCSQPRAPSHVYGGHSSHVTNVAFLHDDSHLLSTGGKDTSILQWALV